In Sander lucioperca isolate FBNREF2018 chromosome 21, SLUC_FBN_1.2, whole genome shotgun sequence, the following proteins share a genomic window:
- the slc25a19 gene encoding mitochondrial thiamine pyrophosphate carrier, which yields MVGYDPGALCAAFSPEEAALAGSAAGMVTRALISPFDVLKIRFQLQIERLSSRRPEGKYQGLFQASWCIYSEEGLSAFWKGHVPAQLLSICFGAVQFASFELMTEVVHKSTLYDSQTAGVHFMCGGLAACSATVVCQPLDTLRTRFAAQGETKVYRNLRHAVSTMCRSEGVLTFYRGLSPTLMAVFPYAGLQFFFYNVFKKLLAPQAKAGNSGGDLRSLVSGSGAGIISKTMTYPFDLFKKRLQVGGFEAARVHFGQVRSYRGLVDCMVQIAKEEGVRGFFKGLSPSLVKAALSTGFTFFWYEFFLNAMHNLKERQRTNGLTRDLGER from the exons ATGGTGGGCTATGACCCTGGGGCTCTGTGTGCAGCCTTCTCACCAGAGGAGGCAGCCCTGGCTGGGTCAGCTGCTGGGATGGTCACCAGGGCCCTCATCAGCCCCTTTGACGTGCTTAAAATCAGATTTCAG CTGCAGATTGAGCGTCTGTCTTCACGTAGGCCCGAGGGGAAGTACCAGGGATTATTTCAGGCATCCTGGTGCATTTATTCAGAGGAGGGACTCTCTGCTTTCTGGAAGGGCCACGTACCTGCACAGCTCCTCTCCATCTGCTTCGGGGCTGTCCAG TTTGCCAGTTTTGAGTTAATGACGGAGGTGGTCCACAAGTCGACGCTGTATGACAGCCAGACAGCAGGAGTTCACTTTATGTGTGGTGGTCTGGCTGCATGCTCTGCTACAGTGGTCTGCCAGCCTCTGGACACATTGCGGACACGCTTTGCAGCTCAGGGAGAAACCAAG GTTTACAGGAACCTGCGTCATGCTGTGTCTACAATGTGCCGCTCAGAGGGAGTGCTAACATTTTACCGTGGCCTGTCTCCAACACTGATGGCAGTGTTTCCTTATGCTGGGCTGCAGTTCTTCTTCTACAATGTCTTTAAGAAACTGTTGGCTCCACAAGCTAAAGCTGGAAACTCAGGGG GGGATCTAAGAAGCCTGGTCTCTGGCAGTGGAGCTGGAATAATCAGCAAAACAATGACATATCCCTTTGACCTCTTCAAGAAGAGACTGCAGGTGGGAGGCTTTGAGGCAGCCAGAGTTCACTTTGGACAG GTGCGGAGTTATAGAGGCCTGGTGGACTGCATGGTTCAAATAGCCAAAGAGGAGGGCGTCCGAGGCTTCTTCAAAGGCCTCTCACCCAGCCTTGTGAAGGCTGCACTATCAACAGGCTTCACCTTTTTTTGGTATGAATTTTTCCTCAATGCCATGCATAACCTAAAAGAAAGGCAGAGAACAAATGGCCTCACCAGAGACCTCGGGGAAAGATAg